A window of Aromatoleum bremense genomic DNA:
GCACAAGTCGCTCCGGAAACAAAAATAGCGTGTGATCAAACTATTCTTCCCAAACGGTGGATTTTCAGATGTTTGGGGGGAATAGGAAAACGCCTTTAGGACAAAGTGATAGCTGAATGATTTTCTAAACAAAAGCTATCGGTCTATGACGGCAGACGGGTGATTTACTAAAGTTCCGAATAGGAGATTGAATGGCATGATGGATGAAGATATTGTCACCAAGCTGGGAGACGAGCTTTACGACGCATTATGTGCAAAAAGAATGCTCGAGCCTTTGAGCAACCGTTATCCCGGTATCTCAGTTGATGACGCTTACAGAATTCAGTTACGGATGATTTCCTGCCGCCAAAAAGCAGGAGAGAGAATTGTTGGAAAGAAAATTGGAATCACAAGTCGGCCTGTAATGGATCTGCTCAAGGTCTATCAGCCTGATTTTGGGTATTTGCTCGATGGAATGTCTATCTGTGACGGAGCGCGCATTCCAATTGAATCGCTTATTCAGCCCAAAATTGAAGGCGAAATTGCCTTTGTGTTAAAGCGCGACTTGATGGGGCCAGGAATCAGCGCAGCCGACGTCCTTGCGGCTACCGATTTTGTTATGCCTTGCTTTGAAATTGTCGATTCGCGTATTCGGGACTGGAAAATCCAGATACAGGATACGGTAGCAGACAACGCTTCCTGCGGCCTATTCGTGCTCGGAAACACCATGGCCGATCCGAGGAAGCTTGATCTAACAACTTGTGGCATGGTCTTGGAAAAAAATGGTGAGATTGTGGCGACAGGAGCAGGGGCGGCGGCGTTGGGGTCTCCTATCAATGCTGTAGTTTGGTTGGGGAATACACTTGGTGGCCTGGGAATTCCACTTAAGGCAGGAGAAATTATTCT
This region includes:
- the dmpE gene encoding 2-oxopent-4-enoate hydratase; translation: MDEDIVTKLGDELYDALCAKRMLEPLSNRYPGISVDDAYRIQLRMISCRQKAGERIVGKKIGITSRPVMDLLKVYQPDFGYLLDGMSICDGARIPIESLIQPKIEGEIAFVLKRDLMGPGISAADVLAATDFVMPCFEIVDSRIRDWKIQIQDTVADNASCGLFVLGNTMADPRKLDLTTCGMVLEKNGEIVATGAGAAALGSPINAVVWLGNTLGGLGIPLKAGEIILSGALASMFSIHAGDHYRVAIGGIGSCSVSFV